From one Candidatus Methylomirabilis tolerans genomic stretch:
- a CDS encoding ATP-binding protein: MELHNFNPWWQDGKVPTEFIGERRKIFDEVTQYLDQRQILLFTGLRRVGKTTLMHQIIDTLLRKGVHPYHIFYFSFDEARFNLEELIEQYEIEILKEDLSKEKVFLFLDEIQKMRDWPSKVKILYDLNPKLKIVLTGSAQIAMWKGTRESLAGRYFDFVIQPLNFEEYLGFRKVEIDTSREKIFEKELKRHMAGFLRTGGFIEALDMDERMLHKYIKESLLERVVFVDIPQTFPLDMPALLLRLLTITASRPGFYLDYRNLSNDLKIDQRTIANYISYLEYALFLQKLYNYSRNLLTSEKKVKKLYPSNTAFTLALNPQAPLSIVLEQFFVNALGARFFLKTPQKEEIDIIHNREAQLLPVEIKIKEQIGKEDTKKLFKFMERQQLHRALLITLHTDTTIRKEQYAIEAIPYWRYWSIMQRVSAPPGRSC; this comes from the coding sequence ATGGAACTGCATAACTTCAACCCCTGGTGGCAGGATGGCAAGGTCCCTACAGAGTTCATCGGAGAACGAAGGAAGATCTTCGATGAAGTGACTCAATATCTGGATCAACGCCAAATCCTTCTCTTTACGGGCCTTCGAAGGGTCGGCAAAACAACGCTGATGCACCAGATCATCGACACACTCCTCAGAAAGGGTGTCCACCCCTATCACATCTTCTACTTCTCCTTCGATGAGGCCAGATTCAACCTTGAAGAGCTGATCGAGCAATATGAAATTGAGATCTTGAAAGAGGATCTTTCCAAAGAGAAGGTGTTCCTGTTCCTCGATGAAATTCAGAAGATGAGGGATTGGCCGTCGAAGGTGAAAATTCTTTACGATCTCAATCCGAAATTAAAAATAGTCCTGACCGGTTCAGCTCAGATCGCTATGTGGAAAGGAACACGGGAAAGTCTGGCGGGAAGGTATTTCGACTTCGTGATTCAGCCCTTAAATTTTGAGGAGTACCTTGGCTTCAGAAAAGTCGAGATTGATACAAGCAGGGAGAAGATTTTTGAAAAGGAATTGAAGCGCCACATGGCGGGCTTCCTGAGAACAGGAGGGTTTATTGAGGCGCTCGATATGGATGAGCGCATGCTTCACAAATATATCAAGGAGAGCCTGCTCGAACGAGTTGTGTTTGTGGACATCCCCCAGACCTTTCCGCTCGATATGCCGGCGCTCCTTCTCAGGCTCTTGACGATCACCGCGTCAAGGCCCGGCTTTTATCTGGATTATAGAAACCTCAGCAACGATCTGAAGATCGATCAGAGGACGATTGCCAATTATATATCGTATCTGGAATACGCGCTGTTTTTACAGAAACTCTACAACTACTCCCGAAACCTGCTCACCAGCGAGAAGAAGGTGAAAAAGCTCTACCCCTCCAACACCGCTTTCACGTTGGCGCTGAATCCTCAGGCACCCTTGTCGATTGTCCTGGAGCAGTTTTTCGTGAATGCCCTTGGCGCGAGATTCTTTTTGAAAACGCCGCAGAAGGAAGAGATTGATATCATCCATAACCGTGAAGCTCAACTCCTTCCGGTTGAGATCAAGATAAAAGAACAGATAGGCAAAGAGGATACGAAGAAACTTTTTAAATTCATGGAAAGACAGCAACTTCACAGGGCGTTACTCATCACCCTTCACACGGACACGACAATCCGAAAAGAGCAATACGCCATAGAGGCAATTCCCTATTGGAGGTACTGGAGCATCATGCAGCGAGTATCGGCGCCGCCGGGTCGTTCCTGTTGA
- the egtD gene encoding L-histidine N(alpha)-methyltransferase produces the protein MDNERYTCIALRNAQNTLAEDVRQGLTAPRKWLPCKYFYDPEGNALFGQISELPEYYLTRVETAILNTHAARIIERCPSDLALVELGSGNSTKSRYLIEPCLVRQEELTYYAVDISPTGLEDGTRQLLHDYPHLRVVGVAAEFEDGLRYLAGGGDSGPRLVVFLGSTIGNFTEEEIAGFFAMLRSYLHPTDRLLLGVDLIKDPAVLKAAYDDAQGVTAKFNLNILTRLNQELSANFDLTAFRHRAVWNYERSRIEMHLVSLRDQHVGIANLDLDIEFRQDETIHTENCYKYSQGHIESLLADHGFQVLGAFSDPQEYFCLFLAS, from the coding sequence ATGGACAATGAACGGTATACCTGCATTGCGCTAAGGAATGCGCAGAACACGCTGGCTGAAGATGTCCGGCAGGGGCTTACCGCGCCTAGAAAGTGGCTTCCGTGCAAATACTTCTACGATCCTGAAGGAAACGCGCTGTTCGGGCAGATTAGCGAGCTACCCGAGTATTATCTGACGCGGGTGGAGACCGCTATTCTTAACACCCATGCCGCTCGAATCATCGAACGCTGTCCTTCGGATCTTGCATTGGTCGAATTGGGCAGCGGCAACTCGACGAAGAGCCGATACCTGATCGAGCCTTGTCTGGTTCGGCAGGAGGAACTCACCTACTATGCCGTTGATATCTCACCCACCGGATTGGAGGACGGGACTCGACAGCTTTTACATGACTATCCTCATCTGCGGGTTGTGGGGGTGGCGGCCGAATTTGAGGATGGGCTGCGCTACCTGGCAGGGGGAGGGGATAGTGGGCCTCGGCTGGTCGTATTTCTTGGCTCTACCATCGGCAACTTCACGGAAGAAGAGATCGCCGGTTTTTTTGCGATGCTTCGTAGTTATCTACACCCAACGGACCGGCTCTTGCTCGGCGTTGACCTGATCAAAGACCCTGCTGTGCTTAAGGCAGCCTATGATGATGCCCAAGGCGTTACCGCGAAGTTCAATCTTAACATTCTGACACGGCTCAACCAGGAGTTATCGGCCAATTTCGATTTGACGGCATTTCGGCATCGAGCGGTGTGGAATTACGAGCGCAGCCGGATAGAGATGCACTTAGTCAGTCTGCGAGACCAGCATGTCGGGATCGCCAATCTGGACCTCGATATCGAGTTTCGCCAGGATGAGACTATTCACACGGAAAACTGCTATAAGTACTCCCAGGGCCATATCGAATCGCTACTCGCCGACCATGGATTTCAGGTCCTTGGTGCCTTTAGCGATCCTCAGGAGTACTTTTGCCTTTTCCTGGCCTCCTGA